GTGTGCAGCGGGCGCGCGGTCGCCACCACGTGCCCCTCGCGCACCCCGCGCAGGAAGTTCGTCTTCGACTCGATGGTGGAGGTGCCCTGCGCGCCCTCGGGCAGGTTGAGGAACGCGCACACCGCGCCGGTCGAGTCGGCGAGCGCCATCAGCGCCCCGCCGTGCAGCACACCGCCGATCGTGCACAGGCTCGCGTCCCACGCCAGCCGGGCGCGGACGACGTCCGCCGAGTGCTCCAGGACCTCGATGCCGAGCCGCTCCGAGAACGGCATCGACTGGTGGAACAGCGCCGTTCCGGTCTCGTCGAGCTGAGTCATGATCCGTTTCTAGCGCACCGTGCGGGCCGGCACCAGCTCCCCGGTCCGGCCCGCCCGGCGCCCCTGCGCACGGTGGCACGCGCCCGGTCAGAAGTGCCGCACGTCGAGCTTGCCGTCCGAGTGGAAGGCACGCAGCCGCTTCTTGTCGAACTTGCCGACGCTGGTCTTGGGCACCTCGTCGATGAAGGTCCAGTGCTCCGGCAGCTGCCACTTCGCGACCTTGTCCGCCAGGAACTCGCGCAGCTCCGCGGCGGTCACCTGGTGACCCTCGCGGACGACGACGGCGACCAGCGGCCGCTCGTCCCACTTCTCGTCCGGCACCCCGATCACCGCGGCCTCGGCGACGGCCGGGTGGCTCATCACGGTGTTCTCCAGGTCGACCGAGGAAATCCACTCGCCACCGGACTTGATCACGTCCTTCGCGCGGTCGGTCAGCGTCAGGTAGCCGTCCGGGCTGATCCGGCCCACGTCACCGGTGCGCAGCCAGCCGTCGTGGAACTTCTCCGGGTCGGCGCCGCCGTGGTAGCTGCCCGCGATCCACGGGCCGGCGACCTCCAGCTCGCCCACGCTCTCGTTGTCCCACGGCTGCTCGTTGCCGTGGTCGTCGATGAGCCGCGCCCGCACCGACGCCGGGAAGCGGCCCTGCGAGTACCGGTACTGCCACGCCTGCTCGCCGGTCGCGCCGGCGGGCGGCCGGGCCACGCTACCCAGCGGCGAGGTCTCGGTCATGCCCCACGCGTGCAGGATCGGCACGCCGTAGCGCTCCTCGAAGGCGTGCATCAGCGACGGCGGGCAGGCCGAACCGCCGACGACCACCTCGCGCAGGTGCGAGATGTCCTGCGGATGTTCCTCCAGCTGCTGCAACAAGCCCTGCCAGATGGTCGGCACGGCGCCCGCGAAGGTCGGTTTCTCCGAGGCCAGCATCTGCGCCAGCGGGGCCGGCTGCAGGAACCGGTCCGGCATCACCAGCGACGTGCCCACCATCATCGCCGCGTACGGCATGCCCCAGGACATCGCGTGGAACATCGGCACGATGACCAGCGCGGTGTCCTCCGGGGCCAACCGCATGCTGTCGCTCATGCACACCTGCATCGAGTGCAGCCAGATCGACCGGTGGGAGTAGGCCACACCCTTCGGGTCGCCCGTCGTGCCCGACGTGTAGCACATCGCGGCGGCCGAGCGCTCGTCGATCTCCGGCCAGTCGAAGGTGTCCGGCTGGGCGGCCAGCAGCTCGTCGTAGGAGTGCACCTCGACCCCGGCCGGGGCCTCCAGGGTGGCCGGGTCGCCGTTGGCGACGACGACGTGCCGGACGGTCTTCATCTCCGGCAGCTGCCGGGCCAGCAGCGGCACCAGCGAGCCGTCCACCAGCACGACCTGGTCCTCGGCGTGGTTGGCGACGAACGTCAGCTGCTCGGGGAACAGGCGGATGTTCAGGGTGTGCAGCACGGCACCCATCGCGGGGATCGCGAAGTAGGCGGCCAGGTGCTCGGCGTTGTTCCACATGAAGGTGCCGACCCGCTGGTCCCCGGTGATGCCGAGACCACGCAGGGCGCCGGCGAGCCGCCCGGCGTTGCGGCCCAGCTCCGCGTACGTCTCGCGGCGGGGACCCTGATCGGTCCACGTGGTCACCCGGCTGGCGGCGTGGATCCGGCTTCCGTGTTCCAGCAGGCGAGCCAGGGAGAGTTGTCCGTCCTGCATCGTGCTCAACATGGGCACTCCCGCGCGGTGAAAGTTCGTCGTCGAACGTGTCTGCCGTCACTCTAAGGTGAAGACACCGCCGGTCGCCAGAAGCGGCCGCACCCGCCCCGACCGGGGGTTTCCGCGCGTGTCGAGGTCGCGGCTCCGGCCCTGGTGGCGTTTACTGGGCGCGTGGACCAGACGGCCTGGCCAGCGCTTGCGCGAGCAAGCACCGCGCTGGGTGCCAGCCGTCGCCGCGAGAGCGGATATCCGACACACGGAAGGACTACTACGTTGGCTCTGCCCACGTTGACCCCGGAGCAGCGCGCGGAAGCGCTGGCCAAGGCCGCCGAGGCCAGGAAGGCCCGCTCCGAGCTGCTCGCGTCGATCAAGTCCGGTCAGCAGTCCATCGACTCGGTGCTGGCGAAGGCCAAGGACGACAAGACGATCGGCAAGACCAAGGTCACCCAGCTGCTCAAGGCGGTGCCCGGGCTCGGTGCCGTGAAGGTGGCCGCGCTGCTGGAGAAGGCCGGGATCGACCCGGACCGGCGGGCCGGCGGCCTCGGCGAGCGCCAGCGCGCGGCGCTGATCGACGCCCTCAAGTAACCCGTTTCCGCAGGTCGGCGTGGAAGTGTTGCGCGAGTGACACTTCCGCTCCCCGCTGCCGGACCGGGAGCACAATGGGGGTGTGGATGCCGCAGAGACACTCGAGGAGTACACGCCGGGCGACTTCTACTTCGCCACGTCACGGCACACTGTCTTCGGGTCCGGCTCTCGGCTGACCTTCGCCGACACCGACGTGTCGGCGCTCAGTGAGGCGGTCCCGGCCGCGCTGGCCGGGTCCCCGGGGTCGCTCGCGGTCGGTGTCCTGCCGTTCGACACCGCTGCGGCACCCGGATACCTCGTCGTGCCGGAAACCGCCCGGGTGGCGGGTCCGGCGCACCCCGGCGCGGCCGACCTGCCGCGGATGCCTGTCGACGGCCCCGACGTGGTGCGAGCCGTGCCCGAGCCGGTCGCCCACGTCGAGGCGGTCGCGCGCGCGGTGCGGGCGCTGACCGAGCGCGGCATGCGCAAGGTCGTGCTCGCGCGTGCCCTGGACCTGGAGTTTCCCGGTCCGGTGCCGGTCAAGGCGGTGCTGCACAACCTGGTCAAGGACAACCCGCACGGCTACACGTTCGCCGCGGCGCTGCCCGGCGGGCGGTCCCTCATCGGGGCGACGCCGGAGCTGCTGCTGTCCCGCAGCGGCCGGCGGGTCGTGTCGCACCCGCACGCCGGTTCCGCGCCGCGCTCGGCCGACCCGGTCACCGACCGGGAGAACGCCGAGCGGCTCGCGTCCTCGCGCAAGGACCAGGTGGAACACGCGATCCTGAGCGAGGCGATCGTGGAGACGCTGCGGCCGTTCTGCCGCAACCTGCGCGTGCCGAGCACCCCGTCGCTGGTGGCGACGCCCACGGTGTGGCACCTCAGCACGATGGTGACCGGTGAGCTGGTCGACCCGGAGGTGACGGCGCTGCACCTGGCAGGTGTCCTGCACCCGACGCCGGCCATCTGCGGGTCGCCGACCGGCGACGCGCGGCGGCTGGTGGGCGAGCTGGAGCCGTTCGACCGCGGGTACTACGCGGGAACGGTCGGCTGGATGGACGCCCACGGTGACGGCGAGTGGGCGGTCTCCATCCGGTGCGCCGAGGTGAGCGGGGAGCGGTTGCGGCTGTACGCGGGCGGCGGCATCGTGCCGGCCTCGGACCCGAAGGCGGAGCTGGACGAGACGTCGGCGAAGTTCCAGACGCTGCTGCGGGCGATGGGGCTGGAGCTGTAGCCCCACGGGGCTACGGGGCCGGCCACCACCGTTCGGTCACCCGCAGCTCCTGCTCGGCCAGCACCGCGACCGCCGCCCGGTACCCCTCGCCGGGGTCGAGATCGGCCAGCCGGGTGCGGGCCGGGTCCAGCGCCGGATCCGCGGACGCGACCAGCTGTGGCGGATCCCCGGGCCCGGCCAGCGTGAGGCTCCGCAGCGGGATCCGCAGACCCCGTCCGGTGGCCTTCATCAGCGCCTCCTTGCCGGTCCAGAACCGGAAGAAGGCGGCCACCCGGTCCGGTTCGGTCAGGTCCGCCAGCGTCGCCCGCTCGGTCTCGTTCAGCGCGTAGCCGATCAGCGCGTCGTCCACGCGCCGGCTGGTGGTCTCGACGTCCAGGCCGACCGGAACGCCACTGGTCACGGCCACCCCGATGCGCTCGCCGGAGTGCGAGATGGACAGCTCGAACGCGGCCCCCGGCACCCGGGGGCGGCCGTGCGGCTTGCCGCAGTCGTCGCAGGCCGCGTCGAAGGTCACGTCCGCGGCCGCGCGTCCGAGCAGGTCACCGGCCACCGTCTTGGCCAGCACCCGGCCGGTGAGGAACCGCTGCCGGTCGATTTCCCGCCGGTAGGCCCGGTACCGTCCGCGCTCGGCGTCGTCCAGCAGGGTGAGGTACTCCGGTTCGTCCGGCAGTGGAACCGCCCACCACACCGCGCACTCGATCACGTGCCCAACCTACGCGGTGCGTGCAGCCGCGCGTCTGCGCAGTGCTGACCCCAGCTGCGAGCCACCGCCCACGCGAGCGACTCGGCACCGAACGGGATTTGGCACCTGTGCCAGCTCACCTGGGACGTGAGCGCCTGCATGCCCACTTTTCATACCGAACTGGATTCCGATCTGAGCCGCCGTGCGCTAGTCTGGGTAGTAAGCAAGCGCTTAGTAGAAGGGCCGACGATGGACTTCAGCTTGAGCACCGAAGAGCGGGAAGTGCGCGACTGGGTGCGCACGTTCGTGCAGCGTGAGCTGATGCCGCTCGAACCCGAGGTGCTGCGCCGCGAGCGCCGCAACGAGCCCGGCCTCACCTCCGACGAGCTGGCCGCGCTGCAGCTCAAGGCGAAGGAGTCCGGGTTCTGGGGCGTGCAGACACCGGAGGAGTACGGCGGCATGGGCCTGTCGGCTGTCATGACCGCGCTGCTCGAG
The sequence above is a segment of the Amycolatopsis viridis genome. Coding sequences within it:
- the mihF gene encoding integration host factor, actinobacterial type, with product MALPTLTPEQRAEALAKAAEARKARSELLASIKSGQQSIDSVLAKAKDDKTIGKTKVTQLLKAVPGLGAVKVAALLEKAGIDPDRRAGGLGERQRAALIDALK
- a CDS encoding PaaI family thioesterase, which encodes MTQLDETGTALFHQSMPFSERLGIEVLEHSADVVRARLAWDASLCTIGGVLHGGALMALADSTGAVCAFLNLPEGAQGTSTIESKTNFLRGVREGHVVATARPLHTGRKVIVVETELHDDAGKLVAKVTQSQAVL
- a CDS encoding long-chain fatty acid--CoA ligase: MLSTMQDGQLSLARLLEHGSRIHAASRVTTWTDQGPRRETYAELGRNAGRLAGALRGLGITGDQRVGTFMWNNAEHLAAYFAIPAMGAVLHTLNIRLFPEQLTFVANHAEDQVVLVDGSLVPLLARQLPEMKTVRHVVVANGDPATLEAPAGVEVHSYDELLAAQPDTFDWPEIDERSAAAMCYTSGTTGDPKGVAYSHRSIWLHSMQVCMSDSMRLAPEDTALVIVPMFHAMSWGMPYAAMMVGTSLVMPDRFLQPAPLAQMLASEKPTFAGAVPTIWQGLLQQLEEHPQDISHLREVVVGGSACPPSLMHAFEERYGVPILHAWGMTETSPLGSVARPPAGATGEQAWQYRYSQGRFPASVRARLIDDHGNEQPWDNESVGELEVAGPWIAGSYHGGADPEKFHDGWLRTGDVGRISPDGYLTLTDRAKDVIKSGGEWISSVDLENTVMSHPAVAEAAVIGVPDEKWDERPLVAVVVREGHQVTAAELREFLADKVAKWQLPEHWTFIDEVPKTSVGKFDKKRLRAFHSDGKLDVRHF
- a CDS encoding isochorismate synthase, with product MDAAETLEEYTPGDFYFATSRHTVFGSGSRLTFADTDVSALSEAVPAALAGSPGSLAVGVLPFDTAAAPGYLVVPETARVAGPAHPGAADLPRMPVDGPDVVRAVPEPVAHVEAVARAVRALTERGMRKVVLARALDLEFPGPVPVKAVLHNLVKDNPHGYTFAAALPGGRSLIGATPELLLSRSGRRVVSHPHAGSAPRSADPVTDRENAERLASSRKDQVEHAILSEAIVETLRPFCRNLRVPSTPSLVATPTVWHLSTMVTGELVDPEVTALHLAGVLHPTPAICGSPTGDARRLVGELEPFDRGYYAGTVGWMDAHGDGEWAVSIRCAEVSGERLRLYAGGGIVPASDPKAELDETSAKFQTLLRAMGLEL
- a CDS encoding 4'-phosphopantetheinyl transferase family protein, with product MIECAVWWAVPLPDEPEYLTLLDDAERGRYRAYRREIDRQRFLTGRVLAKTVAGDLLGRAAADVTFDAACDDCGKPHGRPRVPGAAFELSISHSGERIGVAVTSGVPVGLDVETTSRRVDDALIGYALNETERATLADLTEPDRVAAFFRFWTGKEALMKATGRGLRIPLRSLTLAGPGDPPQLVASADPALDPARTRLADLDPGEGYRAAVAVLAEQELRVTERWWPAP